Below is a window of Fervidobacterium pennivorans DSM 9078 DNA.
ACCTGCAAGTCCCCATGTTTCTTCATCTTGTCCAAAATGGCGAGCCAGACGCCTCATAATGGCTTCACAAGCCAAACAGTGGTTGATCAAGTTTTTGTTAGATACGTGGGTTTTAAGCAACTCCAGTGCTTCTTCTCTTTTCAAAGCAATCCCTCCATTACAAAAGTGTTCTCAAATTTTATCTGTTGTGTAGGTATCTTTAATTAAGTATACCACAAAACGTGGTATAATAAAACGTGAAATTTGAAAAAGAGATAGTAAACTGATCTGGAGGGATTGTCTTGGTTTTGGATCTTCACACACATACAACAGCATCAGATGGCACTTTGAAGCCCATGGAACTTGTGGAAAAGGCAAAGCTGATAGGACTAGAGGTGCTGGCAATAACTGACCATGATACAGTAACCGGGTTCCATCAAATCGATGACACCGTTTACAAAGACCCAAAGTTGTTACTTATTCGAGGAGTGGAAATCAGCGCGGAATATCCAACCGATAGCCTGCATATCCTAGGTTACAACTTTGAAAATTCAGAAAAAGTGGAAAAAGTATTAAATGATTTAATCGAATATCGCAACAAAAGAAACGAACTAATTCTTGAAAAGATGAATCAACATGGATTCAAAGTTACAATGGAAGAACTAAAAAAAGTGGCAAAGGGCAAAGCAATTGGTAGACCTCACTTTGCTCGTCTGATGGTGGAAAAAGGATACGTGCAGAGCATGGACGAGGCGTTCCAAAAATATCTAAAAGATGGGGGATTATTTTTTGTTGAGAAAAAGAGACTGAAACCAGAGGAAGCTATCGAACTGATAAAAGAATCAGGTGGTATCGCCATACTGGCACATCCCTACCAAGCGCTCCACGATGGTAAACCTTACCCTATAACTCAGGACATCGAAACTCTTGAGGATTTGATTAAGTATTTGGTCTCAAAAGGTTTGGACGGAGTGGAGGCGTATTATTCAACACATTTGCCCGGTCAAGTTGAAGAATTATTAAGAATCGCGGAAAAGTACAATTTGGTGGTTACCGCAGGAAGTGACTTCCATGGAGATAACAGACCCAATATAAAGCTTGGAATGAACGTCCCTTATAGACACGTCGGTAAGTTCTTATCCAAATTGTTCTGAAAATAAATATATATTTGGTGGTGTGATGATGAATCAAGACAAAGAAGTTAAAGAATACAAGTTAGAAAATAAGAATGAGACAACTGAGAAAATAATCAGCGAGATAATGAACGAGCTCGATCCTGAGCAAAGGAATGCAGTTTTAAACTCTTTTGGTAAGAGTGTCGTCATAGCAGGTCCAGGTAGCGGAAAGACACGTGTAATTACATACAAAATCGCATACCTTCTCGGAAACGGAGTAAAACCTTCAGAGATACTCTTGGTTACATTCACTCGAGCTGCAGCAAGAGAGATGATAGAACGAGCACAGAAAGTAGCTAAAAGAGAACTTACTGGAATGCTCGCAGGAACATTTCACCATGTGTGTAATGTGTTACTCAGACGTTATGGTTCAAGCATAGGTCTCAAACCAAACTTTACAATCCTTGATGAGGATGATTCCATAGATTTGATGAAGTTGGTCAGAAGTCGTTTTGTAACCTCAAAGCAAATGAGTAAAGCACTTCCAACTCCAAACGAGCTTTACTCACTCTATTCTTTTATGAACAACACCCTTCAAACTCCCTACGAAGTCATAGTTAAACGTGCAAAAAGATGGGTAAACGTCATTGATGTGATTGAAAATATATATAAGGAGTATGCCATTGAAAAAGAAAAACAAAACGTCTTAGATTACGACGATTTGTTACTTAAGATGCTTATTCTTCTTGAAGAAAAACCTGGTGTGCGCGAACATATTTCTTCTCAGTTCAAATGGATTTTGGTTGATGAATTTCAAGATACGAACATCTTGCAGCTGAAAATAGTCCAGCTTTTGAGTCAAGTACACAACAATCTCTTTGTCGTAGCCGACGATGCGCAAAGTATATACTCATTCAGAGGAGCACGTTTTGAAAACGTTAGAGAAATCATGGATGGAGCTAATGTGTTTAAAATACAAACCAACTACAGAAGCACTGACAAAATAGTTGAGCTGGTGAATTCGATGATACCAAGGTCATCGGTGCCAAAAAAGTTAAGGGCAGTTCGTTACAGTTCCCAAAAACCCGTAGTTGTTAATACTTATGACCATTTTGACGAAGCGCGATTTGTTGCCCAAAGAATT
It encodes the following:
- a CDS encoding PHP domain-containing protein; translated protein: MVLDLHTHTTASDGTLKPMELVEKAKLIGLEVLAITDHDTVTGFHQIDDTVYKDPKLLLIRGVEISAEYPTDSLHILGYNFENSEKVEKVLNDLIEYRNKRNELILEKMNQHGFKVTMEELKKVAKGKAIGRPHFARLMVEKGYVQSMDEAFQKYLKDGGLFFVEKKRLKPEEAIELIKESGGIAILAHPYQALHDGKPYPITQDIETLEDLIKYLVSKGLDGVEAYYSTHLPGQVEELLRIAEKYNLVVTAGSDFHGDNRPNIKLGMNVPYRHVGKFLSKLF
- a CDS encoding ATP-dependent helicase, with product MNQDKEVKEYKLENKNETTEKIISEIMNELDPEQRNAVLNSFGKSVVIAGPGSGKTRVITYKIAYLLGNGVKPSEILLVTFTRAAAREMIERAQKVAKRELTGMLAGTFHHVCNVLLRRYGSSIGLKPNFTILDEDDSIDLMKLVRSRFVTSKQMSKALPTPNELYSLYSFMNNTLQTPYEVIVKRAKRWVNVIDVIENIYKEYAIEKEKQNVLDYDDLLLKMLILLEEKPGVREHISSQFKWILVDEFQDTNILQLKIVQLLSQVHNNLFVVADDAQSIYSFRGARFENVREIMDGANVFKIQTNYRSTDKIVELVNSMIPRSSVPKKLRAVRYSSQKPVVVNTYDHFDEARFVAQRIIEHVNDGANYSDIAVIYRAHSHSLELQLELSKNNIPFKLLSGLRFTETAHAKDVIAFLKILENPYEVISWMRILKMLENVGDVKAEKIANEITSTEDPIGRFLSLNVKSANIDALKNVIYNSLGKGPSEQIRNFYEGFYQSILEHHYQDFRDREEDIERLIEMASFYSSTEEFLSELIISEAREAELDRNEDEGGKVTLTTVHQAKGLEWKIVFVIGVNPGDFPHFLALKDGSLDEEERLFYVAITRAKDMLYITHSVFSRSDYFRTGKIERDFVEDIPPYLVEYWRVR